A region of Leifsonia xyli DNA encodes the following proteins:
- a CDS encoding exopolysaccharide production protein produces the protein MTSPTPALGARIRAARAVTGTAESIFAAVLLFTLFAGEFWRDLISWPGYFVLAAALAVGSAVFVVRSRPAFRWRTTPKTLLVFLALAVLSIAWSAYPGASALGVLAQLLTTIGGLFLGLRLSTAGLLNALGNAFRWILGLSLLFEFVVAVFVRQPVLPLTPVQAVPSGKLPSAFYWSRDLLFHGGPIQGIVGNSNLLAMIALLAIVVFAIERADRTLRRGSATTWLVVAVLTLALTRSATVIAAALATAVVLGFALWTRRVGPERRTPVYVVAIVLVAAVIVLVSVFGSRLPALFGKSEDLTGRIDIWDAVIHLAQQRPVFGWGWVSYWAPWVKPFDGLATRNGVEYLQAHNAWLDVWLQLGIVGLVVFILLVLTTFGRSWFLAVDRPRWTVADDKPYTATTLLPLLLMAALIAQSFAESRMLIEGGWALLVAIAVSTKRSVPDAR, from the coding sequence GTGACGAGCCCGACCCCCGCGCTAGGCGCCCGCATCCGCGCCGCCCGGGCGGTCACGGGGACGGCCGAGTCGATCTTCGCGGCCGTGCTGCTCTTCACGCTGTTCGCCGGAGAGTTCTGGCGCGACCTGATCAGCTGGCCCGGGTACTTCGTGCTGGCCGCGGCGCTCGCGGTCGGCAGTGCGGTCTTCGTGGTTCGGTCGCGGCCGGCGTTCCGGTGGCGCACCACGCCGAAGACGCTGCTGGTGTTCCTCGCGCTGGCCGTGCTCTCCATCGCGTGGTCGGCGTATCCCGGCGCGAGTGCGCTCGGTGTGCTCGCCCAGCTCCTCACGACCATCGGCGGGCTGTTCCTCGGCCTGCGGCTCTCGACCGCCGGGCTGCTGAACGCGCTGGGCAACGCGTTCCGCTGGATCCTCGGCCTCTCGCTCCTGTTCGAGTTCGTCGTCGCGGTGTTCGTCCGGCAGCCGGTGCTCCCGCTCACGCCGGTCCAGGCCGTGCCGTCGGGCAAGCTGCCGTCGGCGTTCTACTGGAGCCGCGACCTGCTGTTCCACGGCGGTCCGATCCAGGGGATCGTCGGCAACAGCAACCTGCTGGCGATGATCGCGCTGCTCGCCATCGTCGTGTTCGCCATCGAACGCGCCGACCGGACGCTGCGCCGCGGATCGGCGACGACCTGGCTGGTCGTGGCGGTGCTGACGCTCGCGCTGACCCGCTCCGCGACCGTGATCGCCGCCGCTCTCGCGACGGCCGTGGTCCTGGGCTTCGCACTGTGGACCCGACGCGTCGGACCCGAGCGACGCACCCCGGTCTACGTCGTCGCCATAGTGCTGGTCGCCGCCGTGATCGTGCTCGTGTCGGTGTTCGGTTCCCGACTGCCTGCGCTCTTCGGCAAGAGCGAGGACCTCACCGGCCGGATCGACATCTGGGACGCGGTCATCCACCTGGCGCAGCAGCGTCCCGTGTTCGGCTGGGGCTGGGTGAGCTACTGGGCGCCGTGGGTGAAGCCCTTCGACGGCCTGGCCACACGGAACGGCGTCGAGTACCTCCAAGCGCACAACGCGTGGCTCGACGTGTGGCTGCAGCTCGGGATCGTCGGCCTCGTCGTGTTCATCCTCCTGGTGCTCACGACGTTCGGTCGCAGCTGGTTCCTCGCCGTCGACCGCCCGCGCTGGACCGTCGCCGACGACAAGCCCTACACCGCGACGACGCTGCTCCCGCTGCTGCTGATGGCCGCGCTGATCGCGCAGAGCTTCGCCGAGAGCCGGATGCTGATCGAGGGCGGGTGGGCGCTG